A region from the Pseudomonas cucumis genome encodes:
- the mreB gene encoding rod shape-determining protein MreB yields the protein MFKKLRGMFSSDLSIDLGTANTLIYVRERGIVLNEPSVVAIRTHGNQKSVVAVGTEAKRMLGRTPGNIAAIRPMKDGVIADFSVCEKMLQYFINKVHENSFLQPSPRVLICVPCKSTQVERRAIRESALGAGAREVFLIEEPMAAAIGAGLPVEEARGSMVVDIGGGTTEIALISLNGVVYAESVRVGGDRFDEAIITYVRRNYGSLIGESTAERIKQEIGTAYPGGEVREVDVRGRNLAEGVPRAFTLNSNEVLEALQESLATIVQAVKSALEQSPPELASDIAERGLVLTGGGALLRDLDKLLAQETGLPVIVAEDPLTCVARGGGRALEMMDKHTMDLLSSE from the coding sequence ATGTTCAAGAAACTGCGTGGCATGTTTTCCAGCGATCTTTCCATTGACCTGGGCACTGCCAACACCCTTATTTACGTGCGCGAGCGCGGTATCGTCCTGAATGAGCCCTCCGTTGTGGCTATTCGGACACACGGTAACCAGAAAAGTGTCGTTGCTGTCGGCACCGAGGCCAAGCGTATGCTCGGCCGTACGCCGGGCAATATTGCTGCCATTCGTCCGATGAAGGACGGTGTGATCGCCGACTTCAGCGTCTGCGAAAAAATGCTGCAGTACTTTATCAACAAGGTTCACGAAAACAGCTTTCTGCAGCCTAGCCCTCGTGTGCTGATCTGCGTTCCATGCAAATCCACCCAGGTTGAGCGTCGTGCCATCCGTGAATCGGCCCTCGGTGCCGGTGCCCGCGAAGTATTCCTGATCGAAGAGCCGATGGCTGCTGCAATCGGTGCTGGCCTGCCGGTTGAAGAAGCTCGCGGTTCGATGGTTGTCGATATCGGTGGCGGTACCACTGAAATCGCACTGATCTCCCTGAACGGTGTGGTTTACGCCGAATCCGTACGGGTTGGCGGCGATCGCTTCGACGAAGCGATCATCACCTACGTGCGTCGCAACTACGGCAGCCTGATCGGCGAATCCACCGCCGAGCGCATCAAACAGGAAATCGGTACGGCCTACCCGGGCGGCGAAGTTCGTGAAGTCGACGTTCGTGGCCGTAACCTGGCCGAAGGCGTTCCACGCGCATTCACCCTGAACTCCAATGAAGTGCTGGAAGCTCTGCAAGAGTCCCTGGCCACCATCGTTCAGGCTGTGAAAAGTGCGCTGGAGCAATCGCCTCCGGAGCTGGCGTCGGATATCGCCGAACGTGGCCTGGTACTGACCGGTGGTGGCGCTCTGCTGCGCGACCTCGACAAGTTGCTGGCCCAGGAAACCGGTCTGCCGGTGATCGTCGCCGAAGACCCGCTGACCTGCGTTGCTCGCGGCGGTGGCCGTGCATTGGAAATGATGGATAAACACACCATGGATCTGCTTTCCAGCGAATAA
- the gatC gene encoding Asp-tRNA(Asn)/Glu-tRNA(Gln) amidotransferase subunit GatC, producing MALERSDVEKIAHLACLGLNDADLPHITSALNSILGLVDEMQAVNTDGIEPLAHPLEASQRLRADVVTETNHREAYQSIAPAVENGLYLVPKVID from the coding sequence ATGGCGCTTGAACGCTCCGACGTGGAAAAAATCGCTCATTTGGCCTGCCTTGGCCTCAATGATGCCGATCTTCCACACATCACTTCGGCCCTGAACAGCATTCTCGGGCTGGTCGACGAAATGCAAGCGGTCAATACCGACGGTATCGAGCCGCTGGCCCACCCATTGGAAGCGAGCCAGCGCCTGCGTGCAGACGTCGTGACCGAAACCAATCATCGCGAGGCCTATCAGTCCATCGCACCAGCGGTCGAAAACGGCCTGTATCTGGTTCCGAAAGTCATCGACTAA